The sequence AAATGCCTTGGCCTTCCTCGCCAGACACCCCGATATACAGGGGCAGGAACTTAACGTCTTCAGCCTTAACTGTGTTGCCCTGGACGCCGTTGATCTGGCCCCAGCCCCAGTTGCCGTTTTGGACCATGGCACTTTGACCAAGGGCGAATTCCGACATCGAATCGTCGACGGTCTTGGCCCCAAGCTGTTCCTTGGGCGTGGTCGAGTTGTTCAAGTACAGGTCAAACAGCTTCTTGAAGTCCTCGTTGTAGGAGAACTTGACCTCTGAGGGAACCTCGGTCTTGTCGAGGGCGCCGTCGTCCTTAAACTCGTAGTAGAACGGCACATTGGCCAGGTGGGTCTGCCAGCGCCAGTCTTCACCGGTCTGGAGCGAGGTCGAAGAAAAGACGCCTTCGATCCCCAGTTTGTCCTTGTGTTTGGTCATATCTTCAACGACCTTTTTCAAGGTGGCAAAGTCGGTGATCTCCTCAACCGAGCCGACCGTAGCGGCCTTGTCAGGCAGCGCGAAGTACTCTTTCATAATGGCGTCGTTGTAGATGATGCCGTAGCCCTCGATGACATAGGCGACGCCGTAGACGCCATCGCCGTCGTGGATGGCCAAAGACTGGTCTGACAGATGAGCGTAGAGGTCAGAGCCAGAAAGATCGGCCGTGTAAGCCTTGGCGTTTTGGTAGCCGACCGGCCCGTTGACCTGGAAAATGGTCGGGGCATCAGACTTGGCGATTTCGCTGCGGAAAGTCTGTTCGTAGGTGCCCGAGGCGGCGGTCTCGACCCGGACCGAAACCCCAGTCTCTTTGGTGTACTCGGCCGCAATTTGCCTGTAAACATCAGCAACTTCAGGCTTGAAGTTGAGGAAATAGACACCGGCAGCGTCACTGCCGCCGCCGTTCCCTGAGCCGCAGGCCGCCAGGCCGGCGAGTCCTAGGCAAGCCGCCGCGGCGGCAACGATGATTCTCTTCATATGACCCTTCTTCCATATGGCGCATCCATCTGGGGCATTGAACTGTTTTTAGGCCGGCGTGGGGCGGAGTCGAGAATGACGCCAGCGATGTCTCCCCACCAGTTTAAGCTTCAATGGCCGCCACTTTGGCCGGTTTTGGGGGTCTGGGCAGGTAACGGTTTGACAACACTTTTGCTGCCAAGGCTTTGGCCAAGGCGCTAGGAGGAGGCTTGGCCGATGGCGCTGGGCAAGTAGCTAGGCAGCGCCTGGGTGACAAGCTGTTCGTAGACCAAATCAGGGGCCAAGCAGCGCAGCTCCTCGGCCAGGCATTCGGCGGTTGAACGGCGAGACAGCACCAGATGCTGGCGATCATGCCCGCTTTGGCGAAGGACAGCCCCGGCTTGGGTGTGTTCCTTGTCCAAGACCAGGTGGCTGCCGCCGCGGAAGTAGAGCTCAATCGAGCTGATCGAGCCGGTCAAGCCTGGGGCCCGGCGCACTGTTACGTGCAACGACTGGGCCACCCAAGCGGCCATCAAATCAGCCGCCACCGCGGTTG is a genomic window of Micrococcales bacterium containing:
- a CDS encoding ABC transporter substrate-binding protein — translated: MKRIIVAAAAACLGLAGLAACGSGNGGGSDAAGVYFLNFKPEVADVYRQIAAEYTKETGVSVRVETAASGTYEQTFRSEIAKSDAPTIFQVNGPVGYQNAKAYTADLSGSDLYAHLSDQSLAIHDGDGVYGVAYVIEGYGIIYNDAIMKEYFALPDKAATVGSVEEITDFATLKKVVEDMTKHKDKLGIEGVFSSTSLQTGEDWRWQTHLANVPFYYEFKDDGALDKTEVPSEVKFSYNEDFKKLFDLYLNNSTTPKEQLGAKTVDDSMSEFALGQSAMVQNGNWGWGQINGVQGNTVKAEDVKFLPLYIGVSGEEGQGICIGTENYLAINVNASEAKQKASLDFLWWLYSSDKGKQFVTNDLGFIAPFDTFTAADAPADPLAQDIMAWRDKEGITNLPWVFQLFPSQNFKNQFGDALLQYAQGSANWDAVVRTVVDGWQQEAANMGQG